In the Populus trichocarpa isolate Nisqually-1 chromosome 1, P.trichocarpa_v4.1, whole genome shotgun sequence genome, one interval contains:
- the LOC18094946 gene encoding CBL-interacting serine/threonine-protein kinase 3 isoform X3, protein MSQPKIKRRVGKYEVGRTIGEGTFAKVKFARNSETGEPVALKILDKEKVLKHKMAEQVMGSKTKIFIVLEFVTGGELFDKIVNHGRMREDEARRYFQQLINVVDYCHSRGVFHRDLKPENLLLDAYGNLKVSDFGLSALSQQVRDDGLLHTTCGTPNYVAPEVLNDRGYDGTTADLWSCGVILFVLLAGYLPFDDSNVMNLYKKISAAEFTCPPWLSFGAMKLITRILDPNPMTRITIPEILVDEWFKKGYKPPVFEEKEDTNLDDVEAVFKDSEEHHVTEKKEEEQPTAMNAFELISMSKGLNLGNLFDGEQQEFKRETRFTSRCPANEIIHKIEEAAKPLGFDVHKKNYKMRLENVKAGRKGNLNVATEIFQVAPSLHMVEVRKAKGDTLEFHKFYKSLSTCLDDVVWKTEEDMQETK, encoded by the exons ATgagtcaacctaaaatcaagcGTAGAGTGGGTAAATATGAAGTGGGAAGGACAATTGGTGAAGGAACGTTTGCAAAAGTAAAGTTTGCGAGGAATTCTGAGACAGGGGAACCTGTGGCCCTGAAGATCCTTGATAAAGAGAAGGTTCTCAAACACAAGATGGCTGAACAG GTGATGGGAAGTAAGACAaagatatttattgttttggagTTTGTCACCGGGGGAGAGCTTTTTGACAAAATT GTAAACCATGGACGGATGAGAGAAGATGAAGCTCGGAGATATTTCCAGCAGCTTATCAATGTAGTGGACTATTGCCACAGCAGGGGTGTTTTTCACAGAGACCTTAAG CCAGAAAATTTGTTGTTGGATGCTTATGGGAACCTCAAAGTTTCAGATTTTGGGTTGAGTGCGCTGTCCCAACAAGTCAGG GATGATGGCCTGCTTCATACAACTTGTGGAACTCCAAATTATGTCGCTCCTGAG GTTCTTAATGATAGAGGTTACGATGGGACTACTGCAGATTTGTGGTCATGTGGAGTGATACTTTTTGTATTGCTAGCAGGGTATTTGCCTTTCGATGATTCAAATGTTATGAACCTGTATAAAAAA ATCTCAGCAGCTGAATTTACTTGCCCCCCTTGGCTCTCTTTTGGTGCCATGAAATTGATAACTCGAATTTTGGATCCCAACCCTATGACT CGCATCACCATACCTGAAATCCTGGTAGATGAATGGTTTAAGAAAGGTTATAAGCCTCCTGTGTTTGAAGAGAAAGAGGACACCAACTTGGATGATGTTGAAGCTGTTTTTAAGGACTCAGAA GAACACCATGTAACAGAGAAGAAGGAAGAGGAGCAACCAACAGCTATGAATGCATTCGAGTTAATTTCTATGTCTAAAGGACTAAATCTTGGGAATTTGTTTGATGGAGAACAG CAGGAATTTAAGAGGGAAACGAGGTTCACGTCTAGATGCCCTGCCAATGAAATAATTCACAAGATTGAAGAAGCTGCCAAGCCCCTTGGTTTTGATGTCCACAAGAAAAATTACAAG ATGAGGCTTGAGAATGTGAAGGCTGGGAGAAAGGGAAACCTGAATGTTGCTACCGAG ATATTTCAAGTGGCACCTTCCCTTCATATGGTTGAAGTGCGTAAAGCAAAGGGAGACACTTTGGAGTTCCATAAG TTCTATAAAAGCCTTTCAACCTGCCTTGATGATGTTGTCTGGAAAACTGAGGAGGACATGCAAGAAACGAAGTAA
- the LOC18094946 gene encoding CBL-interacting protein kinase 32 isoform X5, with product MKLIKHPNVVRLYEVMGSKTKIFIVLEFVTGGELFDKIVNHGRMREDEARRYFQQLINVVDYCHSRGVFHRDLKPENLLLDAYGNLKVSDFGLSALSQQVRDDGLLHTTCGTPNYVAPEVLNDRGYDGTTADLWSCGVILFVLLAGYLPFDDSNVMNLYKKISAAEFTCPPWLSFGAMKLITRILDPNPMTRITIPEILVDEWFKKGYKPPVFEEKEDTNLDDVEAVFKDSEEHHVTEKKEEEQPTAMNAFELISMSKGLNLGNLFDGEQQEFKRETRFTSRCPANEIIHKIEEAAKPLGFDVHKKNYKMRLENVKAGRKGNLNVATEIFQVAPSLHMVEVRKAKGDTLEFHKFYKSLSTCLDDVVWKTEEDMQETK from the exons ATGAAGCTTATCAAGCATCCAAATGTTGTTCGATTATATGAG GTGATGGGAAGTAAGACAaagatatttattgttttggagTTTGTCACCGGGGGAGAGCTTTTTGACAAAATT GTAAACCATGGACGGATGAGAGAAGATGAAGCTCGGAGATATTTCCAGCAGCTTATCAATGTAGTGGACTATTGCCACAGCAGGGGTGTTTTTCACAGAGACCTTAAG CCAGAAAATTTGTTGTTGGATGCTTATGGGAACCTCAAAGTTTCAGATTTTGGGTTGAGTGCGCTGTCCCAACAAGTCAGG GATGATGGCCTGCTTCATACAACTTGTGGAACTCCAAATTATGTCGCTCCTGAG GTTCTTAATGATAGAGGTTACGATGGGACTACTGCAGATTTGTGGTCATGTGGAGTGATACTTTTTGTATTGCTAGCAGGGTATTTGCCTTTCGATGATTCAAATGTTATGAACCTGTATAAAAAA ATCTCAGCAGCTGAATTTACTTGCCCCCCTTGGCTCTCTTTTGGTGCCATGAAATTGATAACTCGAATTTTGGATCCCAACCCTATGACT CGCATCACCATACCTGAAATCCTGGTAGATGAATGGTTTAAGAAAGGTTATAAGCCTCCTGTGTTTGAAGAGAAAGAGGACACCAACTTGGATGATGTTGAAGCTGTTTTTAAGGACTCAGAA GAACACCATGTAACAGAGAAGAAGGAAGAGGAGCAACCAACAGCTATGAATGCATTCGAGTTAATTTCTATGTCTAAAGGACTAAATCTTGGGAATTTGTTTGATGGAGAACAG CAGGAATTTAAGAGGGAAACGAGGTTCACGTCTAGATGCCCTGCCAATGAAATAATTCACAAGATTGAAGAAGCTGCCAAGCCCCTTGGTTTTGATGTCCACAAGAAAAATTACAAG ATGAGGCTTGAGAATGTGAAGGCTGGGAGAAAGGGAAACCTGAATGTTGCTACCGAG ATATTTCAAGTGGCACCTTCCCTTCATATGGTTGAAGTGCGTAAAGCAAAGGGAGACACTTTGGAGTTCCATAAG TTCTATAAAAGCCTTTCAACCTGCCTTGATGATGTTGTCTGGAAAACTGAGGAGGACATGCAAGAAACGAAGTAA
- the LOC18094946 gene encoding CBL-interacting protein kinase 32 isoform X2: MSQPKIKRRVGKYEVGRTIGEGTFAKVKFARNSETGEPVALKILDKEKVLKHKMAEQIKREIETMKLIKHPNVVRLYEVMGSKTKIFIVLEFVTGGELFDKIVNHGRMREDEARRYFQQLINVVDYCHSRGVFHRDLKPENLLLDAYGNLKVSDFGLSALSQQVRDDGLLHTTCGTPNYVAPEVLNDRGYDGTTADLWSCGVILFVLLAGYLPFDDSNVMNLYKKISAAEFTCPPWLSFGAMKLITRILDPNPMTRITIPEILVDEWFKKGYKPPVFEEKEDTNLDDVEAVFKDSEEHHVTEKKEEEQPTAMNAFELISMSKGLNLGNLFDGEQEFKRETRFTSRCPANEIIHKIEEAAKPLGFDVHKKNYKMRLENVKAGRKGNLNVATEIFQVAPSLHMVEVRKAKGDTLEFHKFYKSLSTCLDDVVWKTEEDMQETK; this comes from the exons ATgagtcaacctaaaatcaagcGTAGAGTGGGTAAATATGAAGTGGGAAGGACAATTGGTGAAGGAACGTTTGCAAAAGTAAAGTTTGCGAGGAATTCTGAGACAGGGGAACCTGTGGCCCTGAAGATCCTTGATAAAGAGAAGGTTCTCAAACACAAGATGGCTGAACAG ATCAAGCGGGAGATTGAGACAATGAAGCTTATCAAGCATCCAAATGTTGTTCGATTATATGAG GTGATGGGAAGTAAGACAaagatatttattgttttggagTTTGTCACCGGGGGAGAGCTTTTTGACAAAATT GTAAACCATGGACGGATGAGAGAAGATGAAGCTCGGAGATATTTCCAGCAGCTTATCAATGTAGTGGACTATTGCCACAGCAGGGGTGTTTTTCACAGAGACCTTAAG CCAGAAAATTTGTTGTTGGATGCTTATGGGAACCTCAAAGTTTCAGATTTTGGGTTGAGTGCGCTGTCCCAACAAGTCAGG GATGATGGCCTGCTTCATACAACTTGTGGAACTCCAAATTATGTCGCTCCTGAG GTTCTTAATGATAGAGGTTACGATGGGACTACTGCAGATTTGTGGTCATGTGGAGTGATACTTTTTGTATTGCTAGCAGGGTATTTGCCTTTCGATGATTCAAATGTTATGAACCTGTATAAAAAA ATCTCAGCAGCTGAATTTACTTGCCCCCCTTGGCTCTCTTTTGGTGCCATGAAATTGATAACTCGAATTTTGGATCCCAACCCTATGACT CGCATCACCATACCTGAAATCCTGGTAGATGAATGGTTTAAGAAAGGTTATAAGCCTCCTGTGTTTGAAGAGAAAGAGGACACCAACTTGGATGATGTTGAAGCTGTTTTTAAGGACTCAGAA GAACACCATGTAACAGAGAAGAAGGAAGAGGAGCAACCAACAGCTATGAATGCATTCGAGTTAATTTCTATGTCTAAAGGACTAAATCTTGGGAATTTGTTTGATGGAGAACAG GAATTTAAGAGGGAAACGAGGTTCACGTCTAGATGCCCTGCCAATGAAATAATTCACAAGATTGAAGAAGCTGCCAAGCCCCTTGGTTTTGATGTCCACAAGAAAAATTACAAG ATGAGGCTTGAGAATGTGAAGGCTGGGAGAAAGGGAAACCTGAATGTTGCTACCGAG ATATTTCAAGTGGCACCTTCCCTTCATATGGTTGAAGTGCGTAAAGCAAAGGGAGACACTTTGGAGTTCCATAAG TTCTATAAAAGCCTTTCAACCTGCCTTGATGATGTTGTCTGGAAAACTGAGGAGGACATGCAAGAAACGAAGTAA
- the LOC18094946 gene encoding CBL-interacting protein kinase 32 isoform X4, with protein sequence MSQPKIKRRVGKYEVGRTIGEGTFAKVKFARNSETGEPVALKILDKEKVLKHKMAEQIKREIETMKLIKHPNVVRLYEVMGSKTKIFIVLEFVTGGELFDKIVNHGRMREDEARRYFQQLINVVDYCHSRGVFHRDLKPENLLLDAYGNLKVSDFGLSALSQQVRDDGLLHTTCGTPNYVAPEVLNDRGYDGTTADLWSCGVILFVLLAGYLPFDDSNVMNLYKKRITIPEILVDEWFKKGYKPPVFEEKEDTNLDDVEAVFKDSEEHHVTEKKEEEQPTAMNAFELISMSKGLNLGNLFDGEQQEFKRETRFTSRCPANEIIHKIEEAAKPLGFDVHKKNYKMRLENVKAGRKGNLNVATEIFQVAPSLHMVEVRKAKGDTLEFHKFYKSLSTCLDDVVWKTEEDMQETK encoded by the exons ATgagtcaacctaaaatcaagcGTAGAGTGGGTAAATATGAAGTGGGAAGGACAATTGGTGAAGGAACGTTTGCAAAAGTAAAGTTTGCGAGGAATTCTGAGACAGGGGAACCTGTGGCCCTGAAGATCCTTGATAAAGAGAAGGTTCTCAAACACAAGATGGCTGAACAG ATCAAGCGGGAGATTGAGACAATGAAGCTTATCAAGCATCCAAATGTTGTTCGATTATATGAG GTGATGGGAAGTAAGACAaagatatttattgttttggagTTTGTCACCGGGGGAGAGCTTTTTGACAAAATT GTAAACCATGGACGGATGAGAGAAGATGAAGCTCGGAGATATTTCCAGCAGCTTATCAATGTAGTGGACTATTGCCACAGCAGGGGTGTTTTTCACAGAGACCTTAAG CCAGAAAATTTGTTGTTGGATGCTTATGGGAACCTCAAAGTTTCAGATTTTGGGTTGAGTGCGCTGTCCCAACAAGTCAGG GATGATGGCCTGCTTCATACAACTTGTGGAACTCCAAATTATGTCGCTCCTGAG GTTCTTAATGATAGAGGTTACGATGGGACTACTGCAGATTTGTGGTCATGTGGAGTGATACTTTTTGTATTGCTAGCAGGGTATTTGCCTTTCGATGATTCAAATGTTATGAACCTGTATAAAAAA CGCATCACCATACCTGAAATCCTGGTAGATGAATGGTTTAAGAAAGGTTATAAGCCTCCTGTGTTTGAAGAGAAAGAGGACACCAACTTGGATGATGTTGAAGCTGTTTTTAAGGACTCAGAA GAACACCATGTAACAGAGAAGAAGGAAGAGGAGCAACCAACAGCTATGAATGCATTCGAGTTAATTTCTATGTCTAAAGGACTAAATCTTGGGAATTTGTTTGATGGAGAACAG CAGGAATTTAAGAGGGAAACGAGGTTCACGTCTAGATGCCCTGCCAATGAAATAATTCACAAGATTGAAGAAGCTGCCAAGCCCCTTGGTTTTGATGTCCACAAGAAAAATTACAAG ATGAGGCTTGAGAATGTGAAGGCTGGGAGAAAGGGAAACCTGAATGTTGCTACCGAG ATATTTCAAGTGGCACCTTCCCTTCATATGGTTGAAGTGCGTAAAGCAAAGGGAGACACTTTGGAGTTCCATAAG TTCTATAAAAGCCTTTCAACCTGCCTTGATGATGTTGTCTGGAAAACTGAGGAGGACATGCAAGAAACGAAGTAA
- the LOC18094946 gene encoding CBL-interacting serine/threonine-protein kinase 3 isoform X7, whose translation MSQPKIKRRVGKYEVGRTIGEGTFAKVKFARNSETGEPVALKILDKEKVLKHKMAEQIKREIETMKLIKHPNVVRLYEVMGSKTKIFIVLEFVTGGELFDKIVNHGRMREDEARRYFQQLINVVDYCHSRGVFHRDLKPENLLLDAYGNLKVSDFGLSALSQQVRDDGLLHTTCGTPNYVAPEVLNDRGYDGTTADLWSCGVILFVLLAGYLPFDDSNVMNLYKKISAAEFTCPPWLSFGAMKLITRILDPNPMTRITIPEILVDEWFKKGYKPPVFEEKEDTNLDDVEAVFKDSEEHHVTEKKEEEQPTAMNAFELISMSKGLNLGNLFDGEQVIGHMIGL comes from the exons ATgagtcaacctaaaatcaagcGTAGAGTGGGTAAATATGAAGTGGGAAGGACAATTGGTGAAGGAACGTTTGCAAAAGTAAAGTTTGCGAGGAATTCTGAGACAGGGGAACCTGTGGCCCTGAAGATCCTTGATAAAGAGAAGGTTCTCAAACACAAGATGGCTGAACAG ATCAAGCGGGAGATTGAGACAATGAAGCTTATCAAGCATCCAAATGTTGTTCGATTATATGAG GTGATGGGAAGTAAGACAaagatatttattgttttggagTTTGTCACCGGGGGAGAGCTTTTTGACAAAATT GTAAACCATGGACGGATGAGAGAAGATGAAGCTCGGAGATATTTCCAGCAGCTTATCAATGTAGTGGACTATTGCCACAGCAGGGGTGTTTTTCACAGAGACCTTAAG CCAGAAAATTTGTTGTTGGATGCTTATGGGAACCTCAAAGTTTCAGATTTTGGGTTGAGTGCGCTGTCCCAACAAGTCAGG GATGATGGCCTGCTTCATACAACTTGTGGAACTCCAAATTATGTCGCTCCTGAG GTTCTTAATGATAGAGGTTACGATGGGACTACTGCAGATTTGTGGTCATGTGGAGTGATACTTTTTGTATTGCTAGCAGGGTATTTGCCTTTCGATGATTCAAATGTTATGAACCTGTATAAAAAA ATCTCAGCAGCTGAATTTACTTGCCCCCCTTGGCTCTCTTTTGGTGCCATGAAATTGATAACTCGAATTTTGGATCCCAACCCTATGACT CGCATCACCATACCTGAAATCCTGGTAGATGAATGGTTTAAGAAAGGTTATAAGCCTCCTGTGTTTGAAGAGAAAGAGGACACCAACTTGGATGATGTTGAAGCTGTTTTTAAGGACTCAGAA GAACACCATGTAACAGAGAAGAAGGAAGAGGAGCAACCAACAGCTATGAATGCATTCGAGTTAATTTCTATGTCTAAAGGACTAAATCTTGGGAATTTGTTTGATGGAGAACAG GTGATAGGCCATATGATAGGTTTataa
- the LOC18094946 gene encoding CBL-interacting protein kinase 32 isoform X6, whose product MSQPKIKRRVGKYEVGRTIGEGTFAKVKFARNSETGEPVALKILDKEKVLKHKMAEQIKREIETMKLIKHPNVVRLYEVMGSKTKIFIVLEFVTGGELFDKIVNHGRMREDEARRYFQQLINVVDYCHSRGVFHRDLKPENLLLDAYGNLKVSDFGLSALSQQVRDDGLLHTTCGTPNYVAPEVLNDRGYDGTTADLWSCGVILFVLLAGYLPFDDSNVMNLYKKISAAEFTCPPWLSFGAMKLITRILDPNPMTRITIPEILVDEWFKKGYKPPVFEEKEDTNLDDVEAVFKDSEEHHVTEKKEEEQPTAMNAFELISMSKGLNLGNLFDGEQEFKRETRFTSRCPANEIIHKIEEAAKPLGFDVHKKNYKVTNA is encoded by the exons ATgagtcaacctaaaatcaagcGTAGAGTGGGTAAATATGAAGTGGGAAGGACAATTGGTGAAGGAACGTTTGCAAAAGTAAAGTTTGCGAGGAATTCTGAGACAGGGGAACCTGTGGCCCTGAAGATCCTTGATAAAGAGAAGGTTCTCAAACACAAGATGGCTGAACAG ATCAAGCGGGAGATTGAGACAATGAAGCTTATCAAGCATCCAAATGTTGTTCGATTATATGAG GTGATGGGAAGTAAGACAaagatatttattgttttggagTTTGTCACCGGGGGAGAGCTTTTTGACAAAATT GTAAACCATGGACGGATGAGAGAAGATGAAGCTCGGAGATATTTCCAGCAGCTTATCAATGTAGTGGACTATTGCCACAGCAGGGGTGTTTTTCACAGAGACCTTAAG CCAGAAAATTTGTTGTTGGATGCTTATGGGAACCTCAAAGTTTCAGATTTTGGGTTGAGTGCGCTGTCCCAACAAGTCAGG GATGATGGCCTGCTTCATACAACTTGTGGAACTCCAAATTATGTCGCTCCTGAG GTTCTTAATGATAGAGGTTACGATGGGACTACTGCAGATTTGTGGTCATGTGGAGTGATACTTTTTGTATTGCTAGCAGGGTATTTGCCTTTCGATGATTCAAATGTTATGAACCTGTATAAAAAA ATCTCAGCAGCTGAATTTACTTGCCCCCCTTGGCTCTCTTTTGGTGCCATGAAATTGATAACTCGAATTTTGGATCCCAACCCTATGACT CGCATCACCATACCTGAAATCCTGGTAGATGAATGGTTTAAGAAAGGTTATAAGCCTCCTGTGTTTGAAGAGAAAGAGGACACCAACTTGGATGATGTTGAAGCTGTTTTTAAGGACTCAGAA GAACACCATGTAACAGAGAAGAAGGAAGAGGAGCAACCAACAGCTATGAATGCATTCGAGTTAATTTCTATGTCTAAAGGACTAAATCTTGGGAATTTGTTTGATGGAGAACAG GAATTTAAGAGGGAAACGAGGTTCACGTCTAGATGCCCTGCCAATGAAATAATTCACAAGATTGAAGAAGCTGCCAAGCCCCTTGGTTTTGATGTCCACAAGAAAAATTACAAGGTAACAAATGCATAA
- the LOC18094946 gene encoding CBL-interacting protein kinase 32 isoform X1 has product MSQPKIKRRVGKYEVGRTIGEGTFAKVKFARNSETGEPVALKILDKEKVLKHKMAEQIKREIETMKLIKHPNVVRLYEVMGSKTKIFIVLEFVTGGELFDKIVNHGRMREDEARRYFQQLINVVDYCHSRGVFHRDLKPENLLLDAYGNLKVSDFGLSALSQQVRDDGLLHTTCGTPNYVAPEVLNDRGYDGTTADLWSCGVILFVLLAGYLPFDDSNVMNLYKKISAAEFTCPPWLSFGAMKLITRILDPNPMTRITIPEILVDEWFKKGYKPPVFEEKEDTNLDDVEAVFKDSEEHHVTEKKEEEQPTAMNAFELISMSKGLNLGNLFDGEQQEFKRETRFTSRCPANEIIHKIEEAAKPLGFDVHKKNYKMRLENVKAGRKGNLNVATEIFQVAPSLHMVEVRKAKGDTLEFHKFYKSLSTCLDDVVWKTEEDMQETK; this is encoded by the exons ATgagtcaacctaaaatcaagcGTAGAGTGGGTAAATATGAAGTGGGAAGGACAATTGGTGAAGGAACGTTTGCAAAAGTAAAGTTTGCGAGGAATTCTGAGACAGGGGAACCTGTGGCCCTGAAGATCCTTGATAAAGAGAAGGTTCTCAAACACAAGATGGCTGAACAG ATCAAGCGGGAGATTGAGACAATGAAGCTTATCAAGCATCCAAATGTTGTTCGATTATATGAG GTGATGGGAAGTAAGACAaagatatttattgttttggagTTTGTCACCGGGGGAGAGCTTTTTGACAAAATT GTAAACCATGGACGGATGAGAGAAGATGAAGCTCGGAGATATTTCCAGCAGCTTATCAATGTAGTGGACTATTGCCACAGCAGGGGTGTTTTTCACAGAGACCTTAAG CCAGAAAATTTGTTGTTGGATGCTTATGGGAACCTCAAAGTTTCAGATTTTGGGTTGAGTGCGCTGTCCCAACAAGTCAGG GATGATGGCCTGCTTCATACAACTTGTGGAACTCCAAATTATGTCGCTCCTGAG GTTCTTAATGATAGAGGTTACGATGGGACTACTGCAGATTTGTGGTCATGTGGAGTGATACTTTTTGTATTGCTAGCAGGGTATTTGCCTTTCGATGATTCAAATGTTATGAACCTGTATAAAAAA ATCTCAGCAGCTGAATTTACTTGCCCCCCTTGGCTCTCTTTTGGTGCCATGAAATTGATAACTCGAATTTTGGATCCCAACCCTATGACT CGCATCACCATACCTGAAATCCTGGTAGATGAATGGTTTAAGAAAGGTTATAAGCCTCCTGTGTTTGAAGAGAAAGAGGACACCAACTTGGATGATGTTGAAGCTGTTTTTAAGGACTCAGAA GAACACCATGTAACAGAGAAGAAGGAAGAGGAGCAACCAACAGCTATGAATGCATTCGAGTTAATTTCTATGTCTAAAGGACTAAATCTTGGGAATTTGTTTGATGGAGAACAG CAGGAATTTAAGAGGGAAACGAGGTTCACGTCTAGATGCCCTGCCAATGAAATAATTCACAAGATTGAAGAAGCTGCCAAGCCCCTTGGTTTTGATGTCCACAAGAAAAATTACAAG ATGAGGCTTGAGAATGTGAAGGCTGGGAGAAAGGGAAACCTGAATGTTGCTACCGAG ATATTTCAAGTGGCACCTTCCCTTCATATGGTTGAAGTGCGTAAAGCAAAGGGAGACACTTTGGAGTTCCATAAG TTCTATAAAAGCCTTTCAACCTGCCTTGATGATGTTGTCTGGAAAACTGAGGAGGACATGCAAGAAACGAAGTAA
- the LOC18094945 gene encoding vacuolar protein sorting-associated protein 26A, translated as MNFLVGAFKPPCSVSIIFADGRTRKQVPLKKENGQTVMVPLFQSQENIVGEVVIEPVQGKKVEHNGVKIELLGQIELYFDRGNYYDFTSLVRELDVPGELYERKTYPFEFSTVEMPYESYNGVNVRLRYILKMTISRNYVSNIVESQDFVVHNYTPLPSINNSIKMEVGIEDCLHIEFEYSKSKYHLKDVIVGKIYFLLVRIKIKNMELEIRRRESTGSGPNTYVETETLAKFELMDGAPVRGESIPVRLFLSPYELTPTYRNINNKFSVKYYLNLVLVDEEDRRYFKQQEITVYRLLPTP; from the exons ATG AATTTCTTAGTTGGAGCTTTTAAACCACCATGTAGTGTTTCTATCATTTTTGCTGATGGAAGAACACGCAAACAG GTTCCATTAAAGAAGGAAAATGGCCAAACGGTCATGGTTCCTCTCTTCCAAAGTCAAGAAAACATTGTTGGGGAG GTTGTCATAGAACCAGTTCAAGGGAAGAAGGTTGAACACAATGGTGTTAAAATCGAGCTGCTTGGTCAAATAG AATTGTATTTTGATCGAGGCAACTATTATGATTTTACATCTCTTG TGCGTGAACTTGATGTACCTGGAGAATTATATGAAAGAAAGACATATCCCTTTGAATTTTCTACTGTGGAAATGCCGTATGAGTCCTACAATGGAGTGAATGTGAGGCTTAG GTATATATTGAAAATGACAATCAGTCGAAATTATGTCAGCAACATTGTCGAGAGCCAGGATTTTGTG GTTCACAACTACACTCCGCTTCCATCAATCAATAACAGCATCAAG ATGGAAGTTGGAATTGAGGACTGTCTTCATATTGAATTTGAATACAGTAAAAGCAA GTACCACTTGAAGGATGTCATCGTTGGCAAAATATACTTTCTTCTGGTGAGAATTAAGATTAAGAATATGGAGCTTGAGATCAGGCGCCGTGAGTCGACGGGATCAGGGCCTAATACATATGTTGAGACAGAGACCCTTGCAAAATTTGAATTGATGGATGGTGCTCCTGTCAGAG GTGAATCGATTCCAGTAAGACTGTTCCTGAGTCCATACGAGTTGACACCCACATATCGcaacattaacaacaaattCAGTGTGAAGTACTACTTGAATCTTGTTCTAGTTGATGAAGAAGATCGGCGGTATTTTAAGCAGCAAGAAATCACAGTTTATCGGCTTCTTCCAACTCCCTGA